The following coding sequences are from one Mycobacterium bourgelatii window:
- a CDS encoding PecA family PE domain-processing aspartic protease, whose translation MMVSAASDLHGIASMVSAANAAAAAQTTLLVPAAGDEVSAAIASLFSSQATAYQSLAAEASAFHQQLVQALTGAGNWYAAAESANANVLGLINAPTNALLGRPLIGDGTHGAPGTGQNGGAGGILWGNGGNGGSGGPGQAGGRGGDAGLFGNGGNGGAGGVGVTGAAGTPGGPGANGTSGGNGGIGGAGGAGGRGGLFYGNGGAGGQGGTGGTGGAGGMGGTGTAGPAGNAAGGTGGNGGSGGMGGVGGAGGQGSALFGQVGISGNGGIGGNGGQGGQGGAGGADVGFGAGTGGAGGTGGAAGFGGSGGGGGAFVGAPGVGGDGGVGGTGGQGAQGVLGVSGLNGGQGGLGTQGGGGGQGGQGGSGNGGINGNGGAGGMGGQGGQGGTGAADSGSGAGKGGTGGMGGAGGAGGLAGTGGSGGVDGVTGMGGTGGFGGTGGQGATGISGVGDGGAGGQGGEGGAGGTGGTGGPGLVQGVGGRGGTGGTGGQGGQGAAGTDNSGTVGVAGGTGGAGGVGGTGGAAGEGGAGSVKGASGIAGSGGAGGNGGNGGAGGLGEAGAPGGGNGGAGAAGGDGGTGGAGGAAGLGDGGSQGAGGQGGNGGVGGKGGKGADGTDNSAIVGLAGGDGGAGGMGGTGGAAGAGGAGSTTGKDGIAGSGGAGGAGGNGGAGGAGVAGTPGGGDGQQGAGGGKGGDGGAGGAAGGPGGSEGAGGQGGNGGAGGQGGEGGVGVDNSANAGLSGGGGGEGGPGGSGGDAGTGGPGSLNGAAGTGGRGGQGGTGGAGGNGGGGNTAGSGGSGGSGGIGGVGGAAAAGGTNGDGGDGGAGGAGGAGGNGADAKGNTPGHVGGTGGHGGDGGTGGQAGSGVGIAGSAGSGGDGGAGGVGGNGGNGKVGGAAGHGGNGGNGGNGGVATVGGNGGDGGNGGNAGAGGTGGTGGDGGENTVSGSGGNGGKGGAGGQGTDGGAGVGSAGGHGGSGGNGGSGGAGGNPGPGSSRDVAAANFVYFGSGGSGGAGGHGGNGGAGDTGAAGGNVGFVGGNGGSGGQGGQGGVANQPDGISKGLFGSNGDGGAGGNGGAGGGGGDGGVGINSAGGTGGAGGDGGAAGAGGAPGAGFNQQPAPQKLPIGTGGTGGKGGAAGAGGDGGMGDIGFDGGAGGAGGVGGHGGAGGDASGEFNAQANNGGDGGDGGAGGAGGIGGAGGIGANGGRGGDAGQGGDGGNAGHGGTSTFGDLQGGRGSYGGQGGTAGDGGDAGAGGAGGAAGPGGIAGGAGSGANGGDGGNGGNGGSGGLNGTYGTNGAGGTGGFGSLLGGHNGNNGLHGATGGLLAGSSSLTNASIPVYIINGTEPVVYISINGGPMVPVLLDTGSTGLVLSQTFLSQNLGDVIGTGSAGYAGGLNYNYNTYSTTVSFGEGLTTVPTGVNVITSSSPGSLDSFLSRSGAVGVLGIGPNNGFPGTSTILTALPGVLNNGVLINEPAGQVVFGPNTTGGAVTVAGSPISNVVVQINNGPLQTAPVMFDSGGIFGTIPSSLAGVPAGQYLPTGTTVSVYTEDGATLLYTYTMNGSNNLWVTSGGNMNTGYFPFSQQPIYVSYNPTALGTTTFG comes from the coding sequence CGCCGGCGGAATCTTGTGGGGCAACGGTGGCAACGGCGGATCTGGCGGCCCGGGGCAGGCGGGCGGCAGGGGCGGTGATGCCGGACTGTTCGGCAACGGCGGCAACGGCGGTGCCGGTGGGGTCGGGGTTACCGGCGCCGCGGGGACCCCGGGCGGGCCTGGAGCCAACGGCACCAGCGGCGGCAACGGCGGTATCGGCGGCGCTGGCGGCGCCGGCGGTCGCGGTGGGCTCTTCTACGGAAATGGTGGCGCCGGGGGCCAGGGCGGCACTGGCGGCACCGGGGGTGCCGGCGGGATGGGTGGGACCGGTACCGCCGGCCCGGCGGGCAACGCCGCTGGCGGTACCGGCGGCAACGGCGGTTCCGGAGGCATGGGCGGCGTCGGTGGGGCCGGAGGCCAGGGTTCGGCGTTGTTCGGCCAGGTGGGAATCAGCGGCAACGGCGGTATCGGCGGCAACGGCGGCCAAGGCGGGCAAGGCGGCGCCGGCGGAGCCGATGTCGGCTTCGGTGCCGGTACCGGCGGCGCGGGGGGCACCGGCGGGGCCGCCGGGTTTGGCGGCAGCGGTGGCGGCGGTGGCGCCTTCGTGGGCGCGCCGGGAGTCGGCGGGGACGGCGGCGTAGGCGGCACCGGCGGCCAAGGCGCCCAAGGCGTTCTCGGCGTCAGCGGTCTCAACGGCGGCCAGGGCGGTCTAGGCACCCAGGGCGGCGGCGGTGGTCAGGGCGGACAGGGCGGGTCCGGCAATGGCGGCATCAATGGCAACGGCGGTGCCGGTGGCATGGGCGGCCAAGGCGGGCAAGGCGGTACGGGTGCCGCCGACTCGGGCAGCGGAGCCGGCAAGGGCGGCACCGGCGGTATGGGCGGTGCCGGAGGTGCGGGCGGGCTAGCCGGTACCGGCGGCAGCGGTGGGGTTGACGGAGTCACCGGTATGGGTGGGACCGGCGGTTTTGGTGGCACCGGCGGCCAGGGCGCGACAGGCATTTCGGGTGTGGGCGATGGCGGTGCCGGTGGCCAAGGTGGCGAGGGCGGCGCAGGCGGGACGGGCGGCACCGGCGGCCCAGGTCTGGTCCAGGGTGTGGGCGGTCGCGGCGGCACGGGCGGCACCGGCGGCCAAGGCGGCCAAGGCGCCGCGGGCACCGACAACAGCGGCACCGTCGGGGTGGCGGGCGGTACGGGTGGCGCTGGCGGGGTCGGGGGCACCGGTGGCGCCGCCGGCGAAGGGGGAGCGGGCTCCGTCAAAGGGGCGAGCGGTATCGCCGGATCTGGCGGTGCTGGGGGCAACGGAGGAAACGGCGGGGCCGGCGGTCTGGGTGAGGCGGGTGCGCCCGGCGGCGGTAACGGCGGGGCGGGCGCGGCCGGTGGCGACGGGGGTACCGGCGGCGCCGGCGGAGCGGCCGGTCTCGGCGACGGGGGAAGCCAGGGAGCGGGTGGACAGGGCGGCAACGGAGGGGTCGGCGGTAAGGGCGGCAAGGGCGCCGACGGCACGGACAACAGCGCCATCGTCGGGTTGGCGGGCGGGGACGGCGGAGCCGGCGGTATGGGCGGCACTGGCGGGGCCGCCGGGGCCGGCGGTGCGGGATCTACCACCGGAAAGGACGGCATTGCCGGGTCCGGAGGTGCCGGCGGCGCGGGTGGCAACGGTGGGGCCGGCGGTGCGGGCGTCGCGGGGACGCCGGGTGGCGGCGACGGTCAGCAGGGCGCGGGCGGCGGCAAAGGCGGCGACGGTGGGGCCGGCGGCGCGGCCGGTGGGCCCGGCGGCAGCGAAGGCGCCGGCGGGCAGGGCGGCAACGGTGGGGCCGGCGGCCAGGGCGGCGAAGGCGGTGTCGGCGTCGACAACAGTGCGAACGCCGGATTGTCAGGCGGTGGAGGCGGCGAAGGCGGGCCCGGGGGCTCCGGCGGCGACGCTGGCACCGGTGGCCCGGGCTCGCTCAATGGGGCGGCAGGCACCGGCGGTAGGGGCGGGCAAGGCGGTACGGGCGGTGCCGGCGGCAACGGCGGTGGGGGAAACACTGCCGGTAGCGGTGGTAGCGGCGGTAGCGGGGGAATCGGCGGCGTAGGTGGCGCGGCGGCAGCCGGCGGCACCAACGGCGATGGCGGGGATGGCGGTGCCGGCGGCGCCGGCGGTGCCGGCGGTAACGGAGCCGATGCCAAGGGCAACACCCCGGGCCACGTCGGCGGCACCGGGGGTCACGGCGGCGATGGCGGCACCGGTGGGCAGGCCGGCAGCGGCGTGGGCATCGCGGGCAGTGCGGGCTCGGGCGGCGACGGAGGCGCGGGCGGCGTCGGCGGCAATGGCGGTAACGGGAAGGTCGGCGGCGCCGCCGGCCATGGCGGCAATGGTGGCAACGGCGGCAATGGCGGCGTCGCCACCGTCGGCGGTAACGGGGGTGATGGCGGTAACGGCGGCAACGCGGGTGCCGGCGGCACGGGCGGCACCGGTGGCGACGGCGGCGAAAACACGGTCAGCGGCAGCGGCGGCAACGGCGGTAAGGGTGGCGCCGGTGGCCAGGGCACGGACGGTGGTGCAGGTGTTGGCAGCGCCGGCGGCCACGGTGGTAGCGGCGGCAACGGCGGCAGCGGCGGCGCCGGGGGCAACCCGGGCCCAGGCTCCAGCCGAGATGTCGCGGCCGCCAACTTCGTGTACTTCGGCAGTGGCGGCAGTGGGGGTGCCGGCGGGCACGGCGGAAACGGTGGTGCCGGCGACACGGGCGCGGCGGGCGGCAACGTCGGTTTCGTCGGCGGTAACGGCGGCTCCGGCGGCCAAGGTGGTCAGGGCGGAGTCGCCAACCAGCCCGACGGAATCAGCAAGGGCTTATTCGGGTCCAACGGCGATGGCGGCGCGGGTGGCAATGGCGGTGCCGGAGGCGGCGGCGGTGACGGCGGCGTTGGTATCAACAGCGCGGGCGGAACCGGTGGCGCCGGGGGCGACGGCGGGGCTGCGGGGGCAGGTGGCGCGCCTGGCGCTGGCTTCAACCAGCAACCTGCGCCCCAAAAGCTACCTATCGGCACCGGCGGGACCGGCGGTAAAGGCGGCGCGGCCGGTGCCGGTGGCGACGGCGGCATGGGCGATATCGGATTCGACGGTGGCGCGGGTGGCGCGGGTGGCGTAGGCGGCCACGGTGGGGCCGGCGGCGACGCCAGCGGCGAGTTCAACGCCCAAGCCAACAACGGTGGCGACGGCGGCGATGGTGGTGCGGGCGGCGCCGGCGGTATCGGTGGCGCCGGTGGAATCGGTGCTAACGGCGGTCGCGGGGGCGACGCGGGCCAGGGCGGCGACGGCGGAAACGCCGGACACGGCGGCACCAGCACCTTCGGGGATCTGCAGGGCGGTCGCGGCTCCTATGGCGGTCAGGGCGGCACCGCCGGTGACGGTGGCGATGCCGGTGCCGGTGGCGCCGGCGGCGCGGCCGGCCCGGGCGGCATCGCGGGTGGTGCCGGCAGCGGCGCCAACGGTGGCGACGGCGGCAACGGTGGCAATGGCGGCAGCGGAGGCCTTAACGGCACGTACGGCACCAATGGCGCCGGCGGCACCGGTGGGTTTGGCTCGCTGCTTGGCGGGCACAACGGCAACAACGGTCTGCACGGCGCCACGGGCGGCCTCCTGGCGGGCAGCTCGAGCCTGACCAACGCCAGCATCCCGGTGTACATCATCAACGGCACTGAGCCGGTGGTCTACATCTCCATCAACGGCGGACCCATGGTGCCGGTGCTGCTCGACACCGGTTCCACCGGCCTCGTCTTGTCCCAGACATTCCTGTCGCAGAACCTCGGCGACGTCATCGGGACGGGTAGTGCCGGCTACGCCGGCGGCCTGAACTACAACTACAACACGTATTCAACGACGGTGAGCTTCGGCGAGGGCCTCACGACGGTGCCGACCGGCGTCAACGTCATCACCTCGTCGTCGCCGGGATCACTGGACAGCTTCTTGTCCAGATCCGGTGCCGTCGGCGTGTTGGGTATCGGACCCAACAACGGTTTCCCCGGCACCAGCACGATCCTCACCGCATTGCCGGGCGTGCTCAACAACGGCGTGCTGATCAACGAGCCCGCGGGCCAGGTGGTGTTCGGTCCCAACACGACGGGCGGCGCCGTTACGGTGGCCGGATCCCCGATCTCGAACGTCGTTGTCCAGATCAACAACGGCCCGCTGCAAACCGCGCCGGTGATGTTCGACTCGGGTGGCATCTTCGGGACCATCCCGTCGTCCCTAGCTGGCGTGCCTGCCGGGCAATACTTGCCGACGGGAACCACCGTTTCCGTCTACACCGAAGACGGCGCAACGCTGCTGTACACGTACACGATGAACGGGTCGAACAACCTTTGGGTCACCTCTGGCGGAAATATGAACACCGGCTACTTCCCCTTCTCCCAGCAACCGATCTACGTCTCGTACAACCCCACCGCGCTCGGGACGACAACTTTCGGTTGA
- the mprA gene encoding two-component system response regulator MprA: MRILVVDDDRAVRESLRRSLSFNGYAVDLAHDGVEALEMIASDRPDALVLDVMMPRLDGLEVCRQLRSTGDDLPILVLTARDSVSERVAGLDAGADDYLPKPFALEELLARMRALLRRTKPEDAAESVAMTFSDLSLDPVTREVTRGQRRISLTRTEFALLEMLIANPRRVLTRSRILEEVWGFDFPTSGNALEVYVGYLRRKTEAEGEPRLIHTVRGVGYVLRETPP, translated from the coding sequence GTGCGAATACTCGTCGTGGACGATGACCGGGCAGTGCGTGAGTCGCTGCGCAGGTCGCTTTCCTTCAATGGCTACGCCGTCGATCTTGCTCACGACGGGGTCGAGGCCCTCGAAATGATCGCCAGCGATCGACCCGACGCGCTCGTCCTGGATGTCATGATGCCGCGACTGGACGGCTTGGAGGTGTGCCGTCAGCTCCGCAGTACCGGTGACGACCTGCCCATCTTGGTCCTGACCGCGCGTGACTCGGTGTCCGAGCGGGTCGCCGGCCTGGACGCGGGTGCCGACGACTACCTGCCCAAGCCGTTCGCCCTGGAGGAACTCCTGGCACGGATGCGCGCGCTGCTGCGGCGTACCAAGCCAGAGGACGCCGCCGAGTCGGTGGCGATGACGTTCTCCGACCTCAGCCTCGATCCCGTGACGCGGGAAGTCACCCGGGGGCAACGTCGTATCAGCCTGACCCGCACCGAGTTCGCGCTGCTGGAGATGCTGATCGCCAACCCGCGGCGAGTGCTCACCCGTAGCCGCATCCTCGAGGAAGTGTGGGGATTCGACTTTCCTACCTCCGGTAACGCGTTGGAGGTCTACGTCGGGTATCTGCGCCGCAAGACCGAGGCCGAAGGCGAGCCGCGGCTGATCCACACCGTTCGCGGGGTGGGTTACGTGCTACGCGAAACCCCGCCCTGA
- a CDS encoding FmdB family zinc ribbon protein gives MPTYSYACTQCADRFDIVQAFTDDALTTCEKCSGRLRKLFNSVGIVFKGSGFYRTDSREAGKNSSGSSNGSSSSNSDSGSGSSSSSGDSKSSSSTEKASSSTPAAAGAST, from the coding sequence GTGCCGACCTACAGCTACGCGTGTACTCAGTGCGCCGACCGCTTCGACATCGTGCAGGCCTTCACCGACGACGCGCTCACTACCTGCGAGAAGTGCTCCGGCCGACTTCGTAAGTTGTTCAACTCCGTCGGCATCGTGTTCAAGGGCAGCGGGTTTTACCGCACCGACAGCCGCGAGGCGGGCAAGAATTCGAGCGGGTCGAGCAACGGGTCCTCGTCCTCGAACAGTGACTCAGGATCCGGCTCCAGCTCCAGCTCTGGTGACAGCAAGTCGTCGAGCTCGACCGAGAAGGCCAGCAGCTCCACCCCGGCAGCCGCGGGCGCGTCGACCTAG
- the mscL gene encoding large-conductance mechanosensitive channel protein MscL, protein MFKGFKEFLSRGNIVDLAVAVVIGTAFTGLVTKFTESVITPLTSSIGANQQTDVSLLKMPLWNSGQEINLNILLSAFINFILIAAVVYFFVVLPYNSLRKKGEVEQADDAQVVLLTEIRDLLAETNGNGSSGRHGGGAPTPSHGPRAEAEEQLGRG, encoded by the coding sequence ATGTTCAAAGGGTTCAAAGAGTTTCTCTCGCGGGGCAACATCGTCGATCTGGCCGTTGCGGTCGTGATCGGTACTGCATTCACGGGCTTGGTCACCAAGTTCACCGAAAGCGTTATCACGCCGTTGACCAGTTCAATCGGCGCGAATCAGCAGACCGATGTCAGCCTGCTGAAGATGCCCCTCTGGAACAGCGGCCAGGAAATCAACCTCAACATCCTGCTCTCGGCCTTCATCAACTTCATTCTGATCGCAGCGGTCGTTTACTTCTTCGTCGTGCTGCCCTACAACAGCCTGCGCAAGAAGGGCGAGGTCGAGCAGGCCGACGACGCGCAGGTTGTGCTGCTCACCGAGATCCGCGACCTGCTTGCCGAGACCAACGGGAACGGCTCGTCGGGGAGGCACGGCGGTGGGGCTCCCACCCCCAGCCACGGCCCGCGCGCGGAGGCCGAGGAGCAACTGGGCCGGGGCTAG
- a CDS encoding S1C family serine protease translates to MTNHPRYSPPPQQPGYRASEQPVPPAYAQTQQAYNQQFDWRYQQPTTEHRQSFEGAPTQSGTGSHPIPSGTGAYPVPGGTGSFPLPGATGPGPIPRGTGPGPIPGPTMQGPMPGNTGQRPIPGMYPPMGPPPQMPRQPQKRSRAGLLTVGAVAIAVVSAGIGGAAATVVELGNKPASSTAATASSGGAPSVPAANMPPGSVEQVAAKVVPSVVMLETNLGRQSEEGSGIILSADGLILTNNHVVSAAAKPPAGAPQPKTTVTFHDGRTAPFTVVGTDPTSDIAVIRVQGVSGLTPIAIGSSHDLRVGQPVLAIGSPLGLAGTVTTGIVSALNRPVSTTGESSNQNTVLDAIQTDAAINPGNSGGALVNMNGQLVGVNSAIATMGADSGDSQSGSIGLGFAIPVDQAKRIADELIATGKASHASLGVQVTTDKDVPGAKVVEVVPNGAAAAAGVPKDVVVTKVDDRVINSADGLVAAVRSKAPGEKVSITFQEPGGGSRSVQVTLGKAEQ, encoded by the coding sequence ATGACGAATCACCCGAGGTATTCGCCACCGCCGCAGCAGCCGGGATATCGCGCATCGGAGCAACCGGTGCCGCCTGCGTATGCCCAGACGCAGCAAGCGTATAACCAGCAGTTCGACTGGCGCTATCAGCAGCCGACGACGGAGCACCGCCAGTCGTTCGAGGGGGCACCCACGCAAAGCGGCACGGGTTCTCACCCGATACCGAGCGGTACCGGAGCATATCCGGTCCCCGGCGGCACCGGCTCCTTCCCGTTGCCTGGGGCTACCGGGCCGGGCCCGATACCGCGGGGCACGGGGCCGGGTCCGATACCCGGGCCAACCATGCAAGGTCCGATGCCGGGCAACACCGGACAGCGGCCGATACCGGGGATGTACCCGCCGATGGGCCCGCCTCCGCAGATGCCGCGCCAACCCCAAAAGCGTTCCCGCGCGGGCCTGTTGACCGTTGGTGCGGTGGCTATCGCCGTGGTGTCCGCGGGTATCGGCGGCGCGGCGGCGACGGTCGTGGAGCTGGGTAACAAGCCCGCGAGCAGCACCGCCGCGACGGCGTCATCGGGCGGCGCGCCCAGCGTGCCCGCGGCGAACATGCCGCCGGGTTCGGTCGAGCAGGTTGCGGCCAAGGTGGTGCCGAGCGTCGTCATGCTCGAGACCAATTTGGGCCGCCAGTCCGAGGAAGGCTCCGGCATCATCCTGTCGGCCGATGGGCTGATCCTGACCAACAACCACGTGGTCTCGGCCGCGGCCAAGCCGCCGGCCGGAGCGCCGCAGCCGAAGACGACGGTCACGTTCCACGACGGCCGGACCGCCCCGTTCACCGTGGTCGGGACTGACCCCACCAGCGACATCGCCGTGATCCGCGTGCAGGGTGTCTCCGGGCTCACCCCGATCGCCATCGGGTCCTCGCACGACCTGCGCGTCGGCCAACCGGTGCTGGCCATCGGGTCACCGCTGGGGCTGGCGGGCACGGTGACGACGGGCATCGTCAGTGCCCTCAACCGGCCGGTGTCGACGACCGGGGAATCCAGTAACCAGAACACCGTCCTGGATGCGATTCAGACCGATGCCGCGATCAACCCGGGTAACTCCGGTGGCGCGCTGGTCAACATGAACGGGCAACTCGTGGGCGTCAACTCGGCGATCGCGACCATGGGCGCGGATTCCGGCGACTCGCAAAGCGGCTCGATCGGCCTCGGCTTCGCAATTCCGGTTGACCAGGCCAAGCGCATCGCCGACGAGTTGATCGCCACCGGCAAGGCATCGCACGCCTCGTTGGGGGTCCAGGTGACCACCGACAAGGATGTGCCGGGCGCCAAGGTCGTCGAGGTGGTGCCCAACGGTGCCGCCGCGGCCGCCGGAGTGCCCAAGGACGTCGTCGTCACCAAGGTCGACGACCGCGTTATCAACAGCGCCGACGGGTTGGTCGCGGCGGTGCGGTCCAAGGCCCCAGGTGAAAAGGTTTCGATCACGTTCCAGGAGCCGGGTGGCGGCAGTCGGTCGGTGCAGGTGACGCTGGGTAAGGCGGAGCAGTGA
- a CDS encoding sensor histidine kinase, producing MVGFRRKRAPTRTPLRATSSLSLRWRVMLLAMSMVAMVVVLMSFAVYAVISAALYSDLDNQLQSRAQLLIASGSLAADPGKAIEGTAYSDVNAMLVNPGHSIYTAQQPGQTLPVGSPEKAVIRGELFMSRRTAGDQRVLAIHLPNGSSLIISKSLRPTEAVMSKLRFVLLMVGGVGVLVAAVAGGMVTRAGLRPVARLTEAAERVARTDDLRPIPVFGSDELARLTEAFNLMLRALAESRERQARLVTDAGHELRTPLTSLRTNVELLIASMQPGAPRLPEQEMDGLRSDVLGQIEELSTLVGDLVDLTRGDAGETVHEPVDMADVIDRSLERVRRRRSDIHFDVEAMPWQVYGDAAMLSRAVLNLMDNAAKWSPPGGRVGVTLTQLDPSHAELVVSDHGPGIAPQERRLVFERFYRSTSARAMPGSGLGLAIVKQVVLNHGGSLRVEDTVPGGDPPGTSIRVLLPGRPMPTPVYPTEAGDMSDSARQGDTGDDGNSRNSANVISVDSQSARAT from the coding sequence ATGGTTGGGTTCCGCCGCAAACGAGCTCCGACGCGAACCCCGTTGCGGGCCACCAGCTCGTTGTCCCTGCGGTGGCGCGTGATGCTGCTGGCGATGTCCATGGTGGCGATGGTCGTCGTCCTGATGTCTTTCGCCGTCTACGCGGTGATCTCGGCCGCCCTGTACAGCGACCTGGACAACCAGCTGCAGAGCCGGGCGCAATTGCTTATCGCCAGCGGTTCTCTGGCGGCCGACCCCGGCAAGGCGATCGAAGGCACCGCGTACTCAGACGTCAACGCGATGCTGGTCAACCCCGGTCACTCGATCTACACCGCTCAGCAGCCGGGCCAAACCCTGCCGGTCGGGTCACCGGAGAAAGCCGTCATCCGCGGCGAACTCTTCATGTCGCGGCGTACCGCGGGCGATCAACGAGTCCTTGCCATCCACCTGCCCAACGGCAGCTCGCTGATCATCTCCAAGAGTTTGCGGCCCACCGAAGCGGTGATGAGCAAACTGCGCTTCGTGCTGCTGATGGTGGGTGGAGTCGGCGTCCTGGTTGCCGCGGTGGCCGGCGGGATGGTGACCCGGGCCGGCCTACGTCCGGTAGCGCGCCTCACCGAAGCGGCCGAACGGGTGGCCCGCACCGACGATCTGCGGCCCATTCCCGTTTTCGGAAGTGACGAATTGGCAAGGCTCACCGAGGCTTTCAACCTCATGCTGCGGGCCCTGGCCGAATCTCGGGAGCGGCAGGCGCGGCTGGTCACCGACGCCGGCCACGAACTGCGCACCCCGCTGACCTCGCTGCGCACCAACGTCGAGCTGCTGATCGCCTCGATGCAACCCGGGGCGCCGCGGCTTCCCGAACAGGAGATGGACGGCCTGCGCAGTGATGTGCTGGGCCAGATCGAGGAATTGTCCACGCTCGTCGGCGACTTGGTCGATCTCACCCGCGGCGACGCCGGTGAGACCGTGCACGAGCCGGTGGATATGGCAGACGTCATCGACCGCAGTCTGGAACGAGTCAGGCGGCGCCGCAGTGACATTCATTTCGACGTCGAGGCGATGCCATGGCAGGTCTACGGAGACGCGGCCATGCTGTCGCGGGCCGTATTGAACCTGATGGACAACGCGGCCAAGTGGAGCCCGCCGGGCGGGCGGGTCGGCGTCACGCTGACCCAGCTCGATCCGTCCCACGCCGAGCTGGTCGTGTCGGACCACGGCCCCGGCATCGCGCCTCAGGAACGGCGTCTGGTGTTCGAGAGGTTCTACCGGTCGACGTCCGCTCGGGCGATGCCGGGCTCAGGCTTGGGGCTGGCCATCGTCAAGCAGGTAGTGCTCAACCACGGTGGATCACTGCGGGTCGAGGACACCGTTCCGGGTGGGGACCCCCCGGGTACGTCGATCCGCGTGTTACTGCCCGGTCGCCCGATGCCGACGCCGGTTTATCCGACCGAGGCGGGGGATATGTCAGACAGCGCGCGTCAAGGTGACACCGGCGACGACGGGAACTCACGGAATTCGGCGAATGTTATCTCAGTGGATTCTCAGTCCGCGCGCGCAACGTAG
- a CDS encoding MogA/MoaB family molybdenum cofactor biosynthesis protein — MKVDAQLSDLGYTVAPMEQGAELVVGRALVVVVDDRTAHGDEDHSGPLVTELLTEAGFVVDGVVAVEADEVEIRNALNTAVIGGVDLVVSVGGTGVTPRDVTPEATRDILDREILGIAEALRASGQAAGITDAGLSRGLAGVSGSTLVVNLAGSRPAVRDGMATLNPLAAHIIGQLSSLEI; from the coding sequence ATGAAGGTCGATGCGCAATTGTCCGACCTCGGATATACGGTTGCACCCATGGAACAGGGCGCGGAATTGGTAGTCGGCCGGGCACTCGTCGTCGTTGTCGACGACCGCACCGCGCACGGGGACGAGGACCACAGCGGTCCACTCGTCACTGAGCTGCTCACCGAGGCGGGGTTTGTCGTCGATGGCGTCGTCGCGGTCGAGGCCGACGAGGTGGAGATTCGAAACGCGTTGAACACCGCGGTGATTGGCGGCGTCGACCTGGTGGTTTCGGTCGGCGGAACGGGCGTGACGCCGCGTGACGTCACCCCGGAAGCCACGCGCGACATCCTGGATCGGGAAATCCTGGGTATCGCCGAGGCACTCCGTGCTTCGGGACAGGCGGCAGGAATCACTGATGCCGGGCTCTCGCGTGGTCTGGCGGGCGTGTCCGGAAGCACGCTGGTGGTCAACCTCGCCGGTTCTCGTCCCGCCGTGCGGGACGGCATGGCTACGCTCAACCCGCTGGCCGCGCACATCATTGGCCAGCTGTCGAGCTTGGAGATCTGA
- the rpmF gene encoding 50S ribosomal protein L32, which translates to MAVPKRRMSRANTRSRRSQWKAETTELVGVTVAGRKHKVPRRLLKAARLGLIDLDKR; encoded by the coding sequence ATGGCTGTTCCCAAACGCAGGATGTCGCGCGCGAACACCCGAAGCCGGCGCTCGCAGTGGAAGGCCGAGACGACCGAACTCGTCGGCGTGACCGTCGCCGGCCGGAAGCACAAGGTGCCCCGTCGCCTGCTCAAGGCGGCCCGCCTCGGTCTGATCGACCTGGACAAGCGCTAG
- a CDS encoding SAF domain-containing protein encodes MALRPDWTRTVRARRIAAGGLVVLAGVAALRPDPADDRADVVVAVRDLSPGAALTGDDVRLETRSATTLPDGSQTDLGAVVGATLASPTRRGEVLTDVRLLGHRLAEATVGAGARIVPLHLADNALIDLVRVGDVVDVLAAPASEGQLTPQPVPRVLATDAVVVLVSAKNKTQSTEADRVVLIALPARVANAVAGSALGQKVTLTLH; translated from the coding sequence ATGGCGCTGCGTCCTGACTGGACGCGGACGGTGCGGGCCCGGCGGATTGCGGCGGGCGGGCTGGTGGTGCTGGCCGGCGTCGCGGCGTTACGACCCGATCCCGCCGACGACCGCGCCGACGTGGTGGTGGCGGTGCGCGATCTGAGCCCCGGCGCCGCGTTGACCGGAGACGACGTCCGCCTGGAAACCCGTTCGGCGACAACGCTTCCCGACGGCTCGCAGACCGACCTGGGGGCGGTGGTGGGCGCCACGCTGGCCAGCCCGACGCGGCGGGGCGAGGTGCTCACCGACGTGCGGTTGCTGGGTCACCGACTGGCCGAGGCGACGGTCGGGGCGGGTGCCCGGATCGTGCCGTTACATCTGGCCGACAACGCGCTGATCGACCTGGTCCGGGTCGGCGATGTCGTCGACGTGCTGGCGGCCCCGGCCTCCGAAGGGCAGCTGACGCCGCAGCCCGTCCCCCGAGTGTTAGCCACCGATGCCGTCGTAGTGCTGGTCTCGGCCAAAAACAAGACTCAATCCACGGAGGCTGACCGCGTAGTGTTAATTGCGCTGCCAGCCCGCGTGGCAAACGCGGTGGCAGGTTCGGCGCTGGGCCAGAAAGTCACCCTGACCCTGCACTGA